A genomic window from Brassica oleracea var. oleracea cultivar TO1000 chromosome C8, BOL, whole genome shotgun sequence includes:
- the LOC106311948 gene encoding DNA polymerase zeta processivity subunit, which produces MNMKDDNNQLGEVARTLVEFLEVAITMIVFLKGFYPSAAFERRRYMNVVVQRARHPELRDYIHSAASGLLPFIQKGLVERVAVIFFSNDNVPVERFIFKLTINLSSAASVEENQLEFALRSFLVKLSVAKPLVKPLPPNCRWEVTAFLRSLPEVGSSKEGEIWIPTDTKQWMKPPVITPVKSLNSEPLCLQLYLEHPSLSETQSCQAL; this is translated from the exons ATGAACATGAAGGATGATAATAATCAGTTAG GAGAAGTTGCTCGTACTCTGGTGGAGTTTCTGGAAGTAGCCATCACAATGATTGTTTTCCTCAAAGGCTTTTACCCATCTG CGGCGTTTGAAAGGAGGAGATATATGAATGTGGTGGTGCAAAGGGCAAGGCATCCTGAGCTACGCGACTATATTCACTCTGCTGCTTCTGGTTTACTTCCTTTTATCCAAAAG GGTCTTGTTGAAAGGGTAGCGGTCATCTTTTTCAGTAATGATAATGTTCCTGTGGAGAGGTTCATCTTCAAGCTTACCATTAACCTGTCTTCCGCTGCTTCAGTAGAGGAGAATCAACTGGAATTTGCGCTTAGGTCCTTCTTAGTCAAGCTTTCCGTTGCAAAACCCCTTGTCAAGCCTCTTCCTCCCA ACTGTAGATGGGAGGTAACGGCTTTTCTAAGGTCGCTTCCTGAAGTGGGTTCAAGTAAAGAAGGTGAGATATGGATTCCAACAGATACAAAGCAGTGGATGAAACCGCCAGTTATTACGCCCGTCAAGTCCCTGAACAGCGAACCACTCTGCTTGCAACTTTACTTGGAACACCCTAGTTTGTCTGAAACACAATCTTGTCAAGCCCTGTGA